Below is a genomic region from Spongiibacter nanhainus.
TTCTCCCTCCTTCATATGGAGCATATGCGCCAATGCATCTTTTTGCGCTTTTGCTAAAGGGAAATTACTATTTGAGTGCCCTAGTCTGCAAGAAATAGATTTTTCTTGATCTAAACGCGGAAGAAACTTAGTAACCTTTCCAAGAGCAAAGTTCTCTAACAGAGGAAAATTCTCGTTCTTGGTTTGCAGCCAATCATATAATCGCAAGATATTTCGACTTGTATTTATCGCGTCATCGGTTTTGATCAGATAGGTTTTCTTGTTTTTTTCTGGCAAATATCCGGCGGAAAGTTTTAATTTTGTCTCGTCGCTATTTAATGCTGTGAACAATGTTTGGGCGAGTTTATAGTACTGCTCCCATTCCTGATATTGCTTGCCGGGAATCAGTTCGTTTTCAGCGAGCGCTTGTGCTTCCTGCTCATTAAAAACCTGTATTTCATTCTGAGTTTGAAATGCATCCAGATCGTCAACGCTATACAAAGTAAATTTGTCATCGTCTTGGGGGGATAACAAATCCCTAGGGACAGTCGGTTTACCTGCTGGGTAAAATTTACCATTTCGGCTTATCCATACATGGCAGATTATTGGGCTCAGCACATCAGGTCTGGAGCTTGTGTGTTTCTGGCCATGTTCATATTTGCTTATATATATTACGGGCCGTATAAGAGCCTTAATGATCCGAGTCTTTTCAGGCTCACCCGCGAAAAGAATTTTTAAGTTTTCTTTGTTAAGTTCCGAGTTGGCGTCATTTTGTAACGTCCCCTGTTGAAATTGAGCAACGTTAACAGAGATGTGAGACCTAAGATTTTTTTTGTTTATTGCGCCTCTTCCTGCTTCGGCATCTGCGAGTGAGTTGCGCCAGTAACGAAGCCAGTTTTTCGTGTTCCCTGATTTGTGCATACAAAATTCCATTTCATTTTTCAACTGAAAAGGTTTTAAACCTTAAAAAATATGACACTCCGCGCCTCAAGGAGTAGCTCCTTCCAAAGAAGAAGCGTATTCATTCCAAGCTAACCAAAACATAGCTTGTGCTTCTACCGCCAGCTGGCTCCTTCTCTAGCAACCCACGCGTCATAAGATCATTAATATCCCGAGTAGCAGTATCCTGCGAGCATTTGCAGATTTTTGCCCACTTGGAAGAGGTCAACTTACCCTCAAACCCATCCAGCAGGCTATTCAACATTTTCTGCTGCCGTGAATTAAAATTCTGGTCCGCATTACTGGTCCAGAACTTGGCTTTGGCCATCACTTTTCCTGTGATGATCTCCGCACCATCAATGGCTCCCTCAAAGGCCTCCAGGAACCACGACAGCCAAGGCGTGATATTCAAACTGCCCTTTTGGGTTTTCTCCAGAATATCGTAATAGGATTTATGCTGCCGCTGTATTTCGGCTGACATACTGTAAAATCGGTGTGGACTGCCCTCAGCCCGGGCCAGCAGCATATCTGCCTGCGCGCGAGCTGTCCGCCCATTACCATCTTCGAAGGGGTGGATCGTGACAAACCAAAGGTGGGCTATACCCGCCTTAAGATTGAGGTCACCTTTAAATGGAGCGTCGAACCATTCGAGGAATCGCGCCATTTCTTGTGGTATCCGTCCGGCATCTGGCGCTTCAAAGTGTATTGTTTCCCGGCCTATTGGACCGGATACAACCTGCATGGGACCAGCTTCCGCTTTACGCCAGTCTCCAACCGTGATTTTGTGCATGCCGCTACGTCCGGTGGGAAACAGCGCCGCATGCCAGGAACACAGGCGCTCACTGGTGAGCGGCTTATCGAAGTACCGGGTAGCATCCAGCATCATTTCCACCACGCCTTCGACAGCGTGATCAGCTTTGACCAGACCTGGAATATCCATTCCCAGATGCCGGGCAATAGAGGAGCGTACCTGCTGCTTGTCGAGGATTTCTCCTTCGATTTCGCTGGTCCGCAGTACATCTTCGGTCAGCGTGTAGAGCTCAGCCTCTTGCTGCAATTCAAAACCGAGGGATTCCATCCTCCCGAGCAGACGCCCCTGCTTGCGGGAAACAGCAGGTACCCGCTCCGCGATGATTGCTTCATCGAAGCTGAAGTTGGGCCAGTCGGGAAGTTCGTGGATATACCTTGCCATAATCTCCGCACCTTTTGCTGGGATTATGGCGATTAATCTCCGCATCCGCAATGCTATTATCCGCACTGTGTGCGGAGAAAACTGTGATTCATCCCCGCAAGGCAAGTACGCCCATCAAAGCCACACGTAATGCTACCCCAGGTTCAGTGGTAGATTTGTGGGGGCACATGTTCTCTGCTTCGCCAAACTATACCCAACACAACGGCCACCTCGGGAATTTTGCATTTAAAAAAACAGTGGCTTAAGGTTTTTTTGGATTTCTCATAACCTCAATCTCTAAGGAGTGGCCTTGAACCCCCATAGTGAACTCGACCTGCCTGATAAAATTACTTTGTTCATAGAGAAGAAATGAGCCGCCACATTCGTCAAATATCCAGATTTCTATGCCGTCTGGCAATTCGGGCAGGGCAATTGTTTGGAGGGTATTACCTGGAGTGAGGGTGATAAGGCGATCAATAATGACGTCTTGATTTGCACGGCAAATGGGGGCGCTGCAAATTCTGAGGCCCGGCAAACATCCAAGTGTTTCCGTTCTGCTTCCGCCTCATCAGTATTTCGACAGAACTCGATCAAGAGGCGTCTACCAAATGGGGGAAGGTTCCCGGCGCTAGTTGGAATATCTCAAAATTACCGAGGCTCCCAGAATGGCGGCCATTGAATGG
It encodes:
- a CDS encoding Fic family protein — translated: MARYIHELPDWPNFSFDEAIIAERVPAVSRKQGRLLGRMESLGFELQQEAELYTLTEDVLRTSEIEGEILDKQQVRSSIARHLGMDIPGLVKADHAVEGVVEMMLDATRYFDKPLTSERLCSWHAALFPTGRSGMHKITVGDWRKAEAGPMQVVSGPIGRETIHFEAPDAGRIPQEMARFLEWFDAPFKGDLNLKAGIAHLWFVTIHPFEDGNGRTARAQADMLLARAEGSPHRFYSMSAEIQRQHKSYYDILEKTQKGSLNITPWLSWFLEAFEGAIDGAEIITGKVMAKAKFWTSNADQNFNSRQQKMLNSLLDGFEGKLTSSKWAKICKCSQDTATRDINDLMTRGLLEKEPAGGRSTSYVLVSLE